A stretch of the Bacillus anthracis str. Vollum genome encodes the following:
- a CDS encoding tetratricopeptide repeat protein: MSNKLETGIQYMQEGNWEEAAKNFTEAIEENPKDALGYINFANLLDVLGDSERAILFYKRALELDDKSAAAYYGLGNVYYGQEQFAEAKAVFEQAMQAGLQSADVTFMLGITHVQLGNDRLALPFLQRATELDENDVEAVFQCGLCFARLEHIQEAKPYFEKVLEMDEEHADAYYNLGVAYVFEENNEKALALFKKATEIQPDHFLAGNGVRLLEQEAE; encoded by the coding sequence ATGTCAAACAAACTTGAAACAGGTATTCAATATATGCAAGAAGGAAACTGGGAAGAAGCTGCTAAAAATTTCACAGAAGCAATTGAAGAAAATCCGAAAGATGCGCTTGGATATATTAATTTTGCAAACTTATTAGATGTATTAGGTGACAGTGAGAGAGCAATTTTATTTTATAAACGTGCATTAGAGTTAGATGATAAATCTGCGGCTGCTTATTATGGATTAGGGAACGTATATTACGGTCAAGAGCAATTTGCAGAGGCGAAAGCTGTATTTGAACAAGCGATGCAAGCTGGATTACAATCAGCTGATGTAACATTTATGTTAGGTATTACGCATGTGCAACTTGGAAATGATCGTCTTGCACTGCCGTTTTTACAAAGAGCAACAGAATTAGATGAAAACGATGTAGAAGCTGTGTTCCAGTGCGGACTTTGTTTTGCACGATTAGAACATATTCAAGAGGCGAAACCTTATTTTGAAAAGGTATTAGAAATGGATGAAGAGCATGCGGATGCGTATTATAATTTAGGTGTTGCGTACGTGTTTGAAGAAAATAACGAGAAGGCTCTTGCTTTATTTAAGAAAGCAACTGAAATTCAGCCAGATCACTTTTTAGCTGGTAATGGTGTTCGTTTATTAGAGCAAGAAGCTGAATAA